The Thalassophryne amazonica chromosome 6, fThaAma1.1, whole genome shotgun sequence genome includes a region encoding these proteins:
- the aurkaip1 gene encoding aurora kinase A-interacting protein, producing the protein MFTSKVVPRLPLLRTATCAFQTHVENLNRSVQSVLPASCCSLKQKPRTYSTAADSAFSSRWVHLEPDLDEALVPRKLSLSPLETWLSLRYSLPPLPEATQPQLEVQLLEEKMLPPLSAPALVEEDGTATPLSCKNVLKIRRRKMNRHRYKKLRKRTKFLRKRVEEGRGRRKQKLFEADLKRIWKRAGLKNPPEGWITPNLYIKNYKSKSD; encoded by the exons ATGTTCACGTCTAAGGTTGTCCCACGACTCCCCCTATTACGTACAGCCACAT GTGCATTTCAGACCCATGTAGAAAATCTGAACAGGAGTGTGCAATCAGTGCTTCCCGCCTCCTGCTGTTCATTAAAGCAGAAACCAAGAACATACTCGACAGCAGCAGACAGCGCATTCTCTTCTCGATGGGTCCACCTTGAGCCAGACCTGGACGAGGCTCTTGTGCCTCGTAAACTGTCACTCAGTCCCCTGGAGACCTGGCTGTCCCTGCGCTACTCACTGCCTCCTCTGCCAGAGGCTACTCAGCCTCAGCTGGAAGTGCAGCTCCTGGAGGAGAAGATGCTGCCCCCGCTTTCTGCTCCCGCTTTGGTGGAGGAGGATGGCACAGCCACGCCTCTTTCATGTAAGAATGTTCTGAAGATCCGGCGGCGGAAAATGAACCGGCACAGATACAAGAAGCTGCGAAAGCGGACGAAATTCCTGAGGAAGAGAGTGGAGGAGGGCAGGGGGAGAAGGAAGCAG AAGCTATTTGAAGCTGATCTGAAGAGAATCTGGAAGCGAGCCGGACTGAAGAACCCACCTGAGGGCTGGATCACACCAAACCTCtatattaaaaattataaatcTAAATCAGACTGA